The genomic stretch TAGAGATATTGATCGCACTTCGTATTCCGGCTCAGTGCATGGGCCTCTTTGAATGCCCCATGAAGGTCATCGGATATGAAACCGCGAAGATCATACAACTCTATATGATCATTTTCTTGTTTCAGGAGGTGGGTTGCTAGATTTTGCCCACCGCCGCGTTGGCTTCCGTTCAGGATCATGCTTGTAACCCCATGGCCTCAATCATGGCTGTTTTCATCGCTTGAACATCGGAGCAGGCTTCCACCAGCAACTCCTTTGTATCATCGTCAATAGTGAGGGTGCCTGTATTGGCGGCTTTCGCCAGTTGGTTGAGATTATTGGCAATGTTGGACCTTCCGAGGAGCCCCAGGACTTTGCCCAGTGCTTGCTGGTCTTTGACTGGTTGACGCGACTTCCTGCGCTTTTTGGGGATGCTCTCCCCGAAGAGGCATAGTCGGATGTAGGCGCTGAGGCTTAAATCCCCGGCGTCAGTTT from Parvularcula sp. IMCC14364 encodes the following:
- the mobC gene encoding plasmid mobilization relaxosome protein MobC yields the protein MTLSNEFNQVSTKSKDKRPTPVSVRLLPEERSRLETDAGDLSLSAYIRLCLFGESIPKKRRKSRQPVKDQQALGKVLGLLGRSNIANNLNQLAKAANTGTLTIDDDTKELLVEACSDVQAMKTAMIEAMGLQA